In a single window of the Acidobacteriaceae bacterium genome:
- the bamA gene encoding outer membrane protein assembly factor BamA, whose product MSASSLKCSSQPVRTRSSRFGLRCSVLLSLLLLLAAVSAPPLHAQVQARPQFQAAPSTPQILCPTEVIGNRRIPKESILARTYLQPGDVYDPAAVEQTFNALWNTGYFEDVRIERVDEPKCIQLLIYVREKPTIRAINYTGLNSFSVSDALDRFKKEKVSVTVESQFDWTKVKHAEVVLKEMLGEHGHQYAIIRTEIKTIPPASVELTFHIKEGPTVKVGRIAFTGNKNLSSRELRSAMHFSKPIGIPHSIFLENIFPRTFDASKLDEDAELVREDYRQHGYAKANTGDPQTNVRNAGGINPFTLRPSKGKRVDILIPVEEGERYRLGHITFSGNKAITNTRALRAQFPLKDGDWFNGKLFYKGTENLKKAYGSQGYIDFTGVPNPTFDEAHHIINMNIECDEGKQFYISRIEFTGNTLTRDKVIRRELMMEEGQVYNSQAVDLSLLRLNQLNYFDTLKSDQDVETHQNSDAGTVDLLIKLKEKGKNSIGLNGGISGLSGSFIGLNYETNNFLGLGETLSVQANIGDLSRNLSFGFTEPYLRNKPVSLGIQVFDSKLDYNPAKSYAISGQAQNLSNAEQSLLTNYNQSTEGLNVSTSTALRKLFRRSGVARVGLTYGLSRSGITTFNDNTRNVFETLAFRAGIAGQNQLNGIISSVLTPSFSFSTLDRAVGPHRGKDLNAAFQFAGVGGNTKYFAPTISWRQFFPMKGLRVNPEGRNILGYRINFNEVTGFGGEVAPPFARVYGGGENDIRGFDIRSASPYTFIPTRVMLNLTNPDGSLVPTNPSLPTLPNHVEIPLPVYRLASIGGDTNLTTNLEYRIPIVAQVSFNIFTDFGLTFNTQPAQLRQSVLGISALNAPLYGCPHLDLGTGNCIGGTQVNFPLYLKTVPGTNIVPRMSNGAEISFVLPIVNAPFRIFYAYNPLRLYKDIPQATALAGCPSNNDCPAFKALFPFQDAPGASAYTYQQAIQFYGADYILREPRKTFRFTVATTF is encoded by the coding sequence GTGAGCGCAAGCTCCCTGAAGTGTTCGTCCCAGCCTGTGCGCACGCGCTCGAGCCGCTTTGGTCTCCGCTGCTCGGTCCTGCTTTCATTGCTTCTCCTATTGGCCGCCGTCAGCGCGCCGCCTCTCCATGCGCAGGTTCAGGCCCGTCCCCAGTTCCAGGCCGCGCCGTCCACGCCGCAGATCCTCTGCCCCACTGAGGTCATCGGCAACCGCCGCATCCCCAAAGAGTCCATCCTCGCCCGCACCTATCTCCAGCCCGGCGATGTCTACGACCCCGCAGCGGTCGAGCAGACCTTCAACGCCCTGTGGAACACCGGCTACTTCGAGGACGTCCGCATCGAACGCGTCGACGAGCCCAAGTGCATCCAGCTCCTGATCTACGTTCGCGAGAAACCCACCATCCGGGCCATCAACTACACCGGCCTCAATTCCTTCTCCGTCTCCGACGCCCTCGACCGCTTCAAGAAGGAAAAGGTCAGCGTCACCGTCGAGAGCCAGTTCGACTGGACCAAGGTCAAGCACGCCGAAGTCGTCCTCAAGGAGATGCTCGGTGAGCATGGCCATCAGTACGCCATCATCCGCACCGAGATAAAGACGATCCCACCCGCGTCGGTCGAGCTCACCTTCCACATCAAGGAAGGCCCCACCGTCAAGGTCGGCAGGATCGCCTTCACCGGCAATAAGAACCTCAGCTCCCGCGAGCTACGCTCCGCGATGCACTTCTCCAAGCCCATCGGGATTCCGCACTCCATCTTTCTCGAGAACATCTTCCCGCGCACCTTCGACGCCTCCAAGCTCGACGAAGACGCTGAACTCGTCCGCGAGGATTACCGCCAGCACGGCTACGCCAAGGCCAACACCGGCGATCCGCAGACGAACGTCCGCAACGCCGGCGGCATCAACCCCTTCACCCTCCGCCCCTCCAAGGGCAAGCGCGTCGACATCCTTATCCCTGTCGAAGAAGGTGAGCGCTACCGCCTCGGCCACATCACGTTCTCTGGCAACAAGGCCATCACGAACACCCGCGCCCTCCGCGCGCAGTTCCCCTTGAAGGACGGCGATTGGTTCAACGGCAAGCTCTTTTATAAGGGCACAGAAAACCTGAAGAAGGCTTACGGCAGCCAGGGCTACATCGACTTTACCGGCGTGCCCAACCCCACCTTCGATGAGGCGCACCACATCATCAACATGAATATCGAGTGCGACGAGGGCAAGCAGTTCTACATCTCGCGCATCGAGTTCACCGGCAACACCCTCACCCGCGACAAGGTCATCCGCCGCGAGCTAATGATGGAGGAAGGCCAGGTCTACAACTCCCAGGCCGTCGACCTCTCGCTCCTGCGCCTGAACCAGCTCAACTACTTCGACACCCTCAAGTCCGACCAGGACGTCGAGACTCACCAGAACTCCGACGCCGGCACCGTCGATCTCCTCATCAAGCTCAAGGAGAAGGGCAAGAACTCCATCGGCCTCAACGGCGGCATCAGCGGCCTCTCAGGCTCCTTCATCGGCCTCAACTACGAGACCAACAACTTCCTCGGCCTCGGCGAGACCCTTTCCGTCCAGGCCAACATCGGCGACCTCTCGCGCAACCTCAGCTTCGGCTTCACCGAGCCCTACCTGCGCAACAAGCCCGTCTCTCTCGGCATCCAGGTCTTCGACTCCAAGCTCGACTACAACCCCGCCAAGAGCTACGCCATCAGCGGTCAGGCCCAGAACCTCTCGAACGCCGAGCAGTCGCTACTGACCAACTACAACCAGTCCACCGAAGGTCTGAACGTCTCGACCTCCACCGCGCTGCGCAAGCTCTTCCGCCGTTCCGGCGTCGCGCGCGTCGGTCTCACCTACGGCCTCAGCCGTTCCGGCATCACCACCTTCAACGACAACACCCGGAACGTCTTCGAGACCCTTGCCTTCCGCGCGGGCATCGCCGGCCAGAACCAGCTCAACGGCATCATCAGCTCCGTCCTCACGCCCAGCTTCAGCTTCTCCACGCTCGATCGCGCCGTCGGCCCGCATCGCGGCAAGGACCTCAACGCCGCCTTCCAGTTCGCCGGCGTCGGCGGCAACACCAAGTACTTCGCGCCCACCATCTCCTGGCGCCAGTTCTTCCCAATGAAGGGCCTCAGGGTCAACCCCGAAGGCCGCAACATCCTTGGCTACCGCATCAATTTCAACGAGGTCACCGGCTTCGGCGGCGAGGTCGCGCCTCCCTTCGCGCGCGTCTACGGCGGCGGCGAAAACGACATCCGCGGCTTCGACATCCGCTCCGCCTCGCCCTATACCTTCATCCCCACGCGCGTGATGCTCAACCTCACCAACCCCGACGGCTCGCTGGTCCCGACCAATCCGTCGCTCCCGACGCTCCCCAACCACGTGGAGATCCCTCTGCCCGTCTATCGCCTCGCCTCCATCGGCGGCGATACCAACCTGACGACGAACCTCGAGTACCGCATTCCCATCGTCGCCCAGGTCAGCTTCAACATCTTCACGGACTTCGGCCTGACCTTCAATACGCAGCCGGCTCAGCTTCGCCAGAGCGTGCTCGGCATCTCTGCCCTCAACGCTCCGCTCTACGGCTGCCCGCATCTGGACCTCGGTACCGGCAACTGCATCGGTGGCACCCAGGTCAACTTCCCGCTCTACCTCAAGACTGTGCCCGGAACCAACATCGTCCCGCGCATGTCCAACGGCGCCGAGATCTCCTTCGTCCTGCCCATCGTCAACGCGCCCTTCCGCATCTTCTACGCCTACAACCCGCTGCGCCTCTACAAAGACATCCCGCAGGCGACGGCTCTTGCCGGGTGCCCGTCCAACAACGACTGCCCTGCGTTCAAGGCTCTCTTCCCGTTCCAGGATGCTCCCGGCGCCTCCGCCTACACCTATCAGCAGGCTATCCAGTTCTACGGCGCCGACTACATCCTCCGCGAGCCCCGCAAGACCTTCCGCTTCACCGTCGCGACCACCTTCTAA
- the xrtJ gene encoding exosortase J has product MLASLTDRAPSPDSRTLRPPAIAGLACLAAVAGLLTIFSSVRMLWTIWRTDDLKSMGMVVPVVCAALILREWRRLGWETQGTWWGFGVLAISAALMFLRDQTLFIITINKDWLLQIPPLPLVAVVYAAGMVLLFGGKRLLRAAWFPVLLMWAVIPVPQTFSRFIDLPLQHAAASVARAFAHALGQQLTQDKLRLMFTPEFGMFIAPGCNGIRGSITLGLAAIVVAYLYRFRWFVFAPVVVGAVLLGYLFNFLRLCLLVIYYKLALGHDWWQNHARQADLVIGGCLFVLALVIFFAVAERLRRDPEDVLPAQQSSQPTPRRARPYLARVAAVLALSAIFGIEAIHALRAEAAYEASRPTPAGLPQRIGDYTLVRTWTDTTLERTVVYIWGEYALPNSQSPHIDLGISPQLGVHDAEVCHIARGEDPAWHGQIVTGSPDGHIDLTAAAYNNGVTQRLEASTVCDAGACRQYSETTQHVTLVYARPHREIPMQADRTRPVPVLLKVESLDVLSPTSVVEPQLAAALQAFLAQANLVQITAPYAAR; this is encoded by the coding sequence TTGCTTGCGTCCTTAACAGACCGCGCGCCATCCCCTGATTCCAGAACTCTGAGGCCCCCTGCCATCGCGGGCCTGGCCTGTCTTGCCGCCGTCGCCGGCCTGCTCACCATCTTCAGCTCCGTCCGGATGCTCTGGACCATCTGGCGCACCGACGACCTCAAGTCCATGGGCATGGTCGTCCCCGTCGTCTGCGCCGCTCTCATCCTGCGCGAGTGGCGTCGCCTCGGCTGGGAGACCCAGGGCACCTGGTGGGGCTTTGGCGTCCTCGCCATCTCCGCCGCGCTCATGTTCCTGCGCGACCAGACGCTTTTCATCATCACCATCAACAAGGACTGGCTGCTCCAGATCCCGCCCCTGCCGCTCGTCGCCGTGGTCTACGCCGCGGGCATGGTGCTCCTCTTCGGAGGCAAGCGCCTCCTCCGCGCCGCATGGTTTCCCGTGCTGCTCATGTGGGCGGTCATTCCCGTCCCGCAAACCTTCAGCCGCTTCATCGACCTCCCGCTCCAGCACGCCGCCGCCTCCGTCGCCCGCGCCTTCGCCCACGCGCTCGGCCAGCAGCTCACTCAGGACAAGCTGCGCCTCATGTTCACGCCCGAGTTCGGCATGTTCATCGCGCCCGGCTGCAACGGCATCCGCGGCTCCATCACCCTCGGTCTGGCAGCGATCGTGGTTGCCTATCTCTACCGCTTCCGCTGGTTCGTCTTCGCTCCTGTCGTCGTTGGCGCCGTGCTTCTCGGCTACCTCTTCAACTTCCTTCGTCTCTGCCTTCTCGTCATCTACTACAAGCTCGCGCTCGGTCATGACTGGTGGCAGAACCACGCGCGCCAGGCCGACCTCGTCATCGGCGGCTGCCTCTTCGTGCTCGCGCTGGTCATCTTCTTCGCTGTCGCTGAGCGCCTGCGCCGTGATCCTGAAGACGTCCTCCCCGCGCAGCAATCCAGCCAGCCCACTCCGCGCCGCGCGCGTCCTTATCTCGCTCGAGTCGCCGCCGTCCTCGCGCTCTCCGCCATCTTCGGCATCGAAGCCATCCACGCGCTCCGCGCCGAAGCAGCCTACGAGGCCAGCCGCCCCACACCCGCCGGCCTTCCGCAGCGCATCGGCGACTACACGCTCGTCCGCACCTGGACCGACACCACGCTCGAGCGCACCGTCGTCTACATCTGGGGCGAGTACGCCCTGCCCAACTCGCAGTCACCCCATATCGATCTCGGCATCTCGCCGCAACTCGGCGTCCATGATGCCGAGGTCTGTCACATCGCCCGCGGCGAAGATCCCGCCTGGCACGGCCAGATCGTCACCGGCTCACCCGATGGCCACATCGATCTCACCGCGGCCGCCTACAACAACGGCGTCACCCAGCGCCTCGAAGCCTCCACGGTTTGCGATGCCGGAGCCTGCCGCCAGTACTCCGAGACCACGCAGCACGTCACGCTCGTCTACGCCCGCCCGCATCGCGAAATCCCCATGCAGGCCGACCGCACGCGCCCCGTCCCCGTGCTGCTCAAGGTCGAATCGCTCGACGTTCTCTCTCCGACCTCGGTCGTTGAGCCACAGCTTGCAGCGGCGCTCCAGGCCTTTCTCGCCCAGGCCAACCTCGTCCAGATCACCGCGCCCTACGCCGCTCGCTGA
- a CDS encoding PExPT-CTERM protein — protein sequence MPALSAGWSCRKPPNECFDVTGHRSEAEKGSTMKKAILSVALAIPLIVALPARAQSGCEDSPENPTLVLAGLAGGVFAVSSLRMRLRARRAPKQK from the coding sequence ATGCCTGCCCTGAGCGCAGGGTGGTCGTGTCGCAAGCCCCCAAACGAATGTTTTGACGTCACGGGCCACAGGTCCGAGGCAGAAAAAGGATCGACTATGAAGAAAGCCATCCTTTCTGTTGCACTTGCGATCCCCCTGATCGTAGCTCTACCCGCGCGCGCTCAGAGCGGCTGCGAGGATTCCCCTGAGAATCCTACCCTTGTGCTTGCAGGTCTCGCCGGCGGCGTCTTTGCCGTCTCCTCACTGCGTATGCGCCTCCGCGCCCGTCGCGCCCCCAAACAAAAGTAA
- the frr gene encoding ribosome recycling factor translates to MATGMAGIEALKGLSAGLKTRMDKAVEDFRNNLVSVRTGRASIHMLDSIRVEQYGSEVPLSQVATLKTPEAQLITVEPWDKSIVGAIEKAIRASNQGFNPNNDGKVIRVPIPPMTEERRKDTVKHLAGVLEDHKTSIRNIRRDGNDTVKKAMKDKTISADDEKRANDEIQQMTDAAIKRIEELFKTKEKEVMTV, encoded by the coding sequence ATGGCAACAGGTATGGCTGGAATCGAGGCGCTGAAGGGGCTCTCCGCAGGGCTGAAGACACGGATGGATAAAGCTGTAGAAGACTTCCGCAACAACCTGGTGAGCGTCCGGACGGGACGTGCTTCGATCCACATGCTGGACAGCATCCGGGTGGAGCAGTACGGGTCGGAGGTGCCGCTGTCGCAGGTGGCAACGCTGAAGACGCCGGAGGCACAGTTGATCACGGTGGAGCCGTGGGACAAGTCGATTGTGGGAGCGATCGAGAAGGCGATTCGTGCGTCGAACCAAGGGTTCAATCCGAACAACGATGGAAAGGTCATCCGCGTGCCCATCCCGCCGATGACGGAGGAGCGACGCAAGGACACGGTGAAGCACCTAGCGGGCGTGCTCGAAGATCACAAGACTTCGATTCGGAATATTCGCCGCGACGGCAACGACACGGTGAAGAAGGCGATGAAGGACAAGACCATCTCGGCCGATGATGAGAAGCGCGCGAACGATGAGATTCAGCAGATGACGGACGCGGCGATCAAGCGGATCGAAGAGCTGTTCAAGACGAAGGAAAAAGAGGTCATGACAGTCTGA